GGGAATCAGAccaaggagagctggttgaaacttcatcaaccatctcatcaacctcatgagacacctcgcgaacgtaattttcgtcgaacggtgcgaaatcgaggtcagggttcgacatattaaCGAAGAAAGACGAGCAGAAATAAGAAAAGGGTCGAACGAGTTACAAGTTGCGGAAAGGAACACTTACATGTGAAAGAGAACATAGAGAAGAACGAACGCTAAAGGGTTGACGCCGGAGAAGAAATGACGGAGAACGAAAGAACCACTTTCGAATTTTTGAATATCCAGACGAAGATGAAGAGTcccctataacatatgaaaagaccctaaagggctcttgccaaactaagggggaggcatgtgatgatccgtgaaaccaaacagggccgaatcataaacacgggcccaacctatacttaggcccatggttcaagatcaaacgggctccgaataaaggaagcgggtaaaacgAGTAACTGTcccgaaatcctaaacggagcattaaacctcccaaacctcccactcaaaacaaacgagaccacgtttgtagccacgtaagggacgtggcctggaaagagtaaccgcccccggcggttacctaggaacacttataaaaaggacatagaagcaaatgggaatgtacattttttcacatcttttccccacaataccagtatcaatttaccaaccttcCCATAAAATTGTTCTTACATATTGACAAAAATATGGTCCTTCCCCAAAAATGCAGCTCCCTAAATCGAAACCATAAATCATATGGTGGaacttttacgtttttttactaattttacggtttatgaactaaaattgatattgaaaTTCATTTTACACAACTGCAGTTTAATATTTGGATATTTATTTTGTCAACATGTAaatgtaatttaaaaaataaaataaaaatgttgttGATTGCATCAGAACATAACAATATAATCTGAAATACCTCTTTTTGTAAATTAAATCATACCACATAtctctatttgtaaacttttaaaccacatatctCTATTTATAAATAAGTCAAACCATAAGCATTATTTTTATACTCGTCTTTCTAATAATCTCTCAACTTTGAGATATATGTAGGAGCCTTTTTAAGGAGAACCGGACATTGAAATCTTGCTATTGTTATGTGTATAAAATCTCAAGTTAAGTCACATTAGGCAATTTTTAAAGGATTTTAATATTTTAGAGATCTCTTATTTAAATTctattgtataaataaaattttaattaaaagtcTTCATTTAAAGAGTGTCCGAACCAATCTCCAATCAAGAAATTAGaggcattatatatatatatatatataggggtgagatccagcgtgacaagagcttaagttgtgacaataAGCTTATTgtatgacataacaaaactacgtagttttgatgataattaaaaagggtaaggtggcaaattggtaaataaaatgaaagagatgatagagaaaattgttttattttttttctttaaaatgcatttttccaacttttccaatctcgtttttcaaaaacttttataccgttggactcgtcttaattaaacggtcattttaagatccatgaagctcaagtaaaaaaatttccggtgaatggaatccgggtgggcgttttccgtcGAGAAAAAAAAGTacccaaaaaattctcaaaaaattcttgAAAATGTAAaccattattctaagaaactttattTCTTGGGTCGAaatgggatttcttacggtttagtcccaataaaacgttttccttaattttatccattttacatgcttcaacaatttgttgggcctataccgtaagaaatcccgcttcgacccaagaattaaagtttcttataataatgttttacattttctggaatttttggAGAATTTTAtgggcactttgtttctcgccagaaaacgtccacccggattccgttcaccggaattttttttacttgagcttcagggatcttaaaatgaccgtctaatttagacgagtctaatagtataaattttttttgaaaaccaaggttagaaatatcgaaaaaatgtattttaaagaaaagaaataaaacatttttctgttggaacaatacaagtattatggtggaacaaatggtaaactgatttggaacaaatggtacattgatttggaacaatgtaagtaggacaaaaaatcgtgtccagaaaattatcaaaaaaattcaaaaacatgtaaaatatcattttaagaaactttaattcttggctcaaagcgaaattctttacagttttgacccaacaaattgttgaagcatgtaaaatgaataaaattaaggaacaagttttattgggactaaaccgtaagaaatcccgcttcgacccaagaattaaagtttcttagaataatgttttacattttttggaattttttaagaattttatggacactttttttctcgccagaaaacgcacacccggattccgttcaccggaattttttttacttaagcTTCAAcaatcttaaaatgactgtctaatttagaggagtctaatagtataaaaaatttcgaaaaacgagtttagaaatgtcagaaaaatgtattttaaagaaaagaaataaaacaattttctgttggaacaatataagtattatgttggaacaaatgatacactgatttggaacaacataagtaggacaaaaaatgtgtccagaaaattatcgaaaattttcaaaacatgtaaaactttattttaagaaactttaatttttggcttaaagcgagattccttacattttttacccaacaaattgttgaagcgtgtaaaatggataaaattcagaaaaaagttttattaggacttaaccgtaagaaatctcacttcgacccaagaattaaagtttcttagaataatattttatattttctggaattttttgggAATTTTCTGGACAATTTTTTGCTCACCgaaaaacgtccacccggattccgttcaccggatttttttttacttgagcttcatggatcttaaaatgactgtttaattaagacgagtccaacagtataaatttttttgaaaaacgagtttgaaaaagttagaaaaatgtattttaaagaaaaaaagtaaaacaattttctctttccttttatttacaaatttgccacttTTCATTGGTTAATTACacaattggtcattgtcacacaataaggcttgtcataccataagagatgtgtcacacctgatctctcctctctctctctctatatatatatataatgcatctatataggaatactctatataggaataacctctcaaacgttatttgttatacacttttcaagtcgCACATTAGAAACTAtgcctctatatagtaataattatatatttatatgtatatatattaagaattcaaactaaattataaaatatttaaaaaaactattgaaattatctatgaaTTGGAAacaaactacaacttgaaattataaatatttagtattctcattCATGTTTacattttcccataaaactctttcaattatctatatattgaaaacctaaactctaaattgaaattctaaatatttaatttgttacattaatgtctattgttatacattatatataaaccatgtATGTCTATgataaaaatctaaaattttatgtgttgagaaattttattataccaaactctatttagtaataacatcccaattgttatacaaatagtctgatcccaagtgtattcctatatataggttttactgtatatactTAGTTCTACCTAATATTTTCCCACATAGTGTATTTCACTGTATCATATAGTATAAATTATAAAGCATTAATagacagaaaaaagaaaataatgtagATATATTAATGGCTGAATAGATAGAGGAAACATATAGTAATTACATGTTAGAgggaattaaaaatatatatatgaccATATCTGAAATTACtacttttaaaaagaaaattaaaataatatatatacagaCGACTACTCTGCCCAATAAGAAAGAGAGTATTGTCGGATGAGATTAGGTATCTCTCATCCACCTGTCGATATCTAACATCTTCACAATTCCCAattttaaccctctaaccaatACCATCTCATCACGTGATTCTCTCTCCATGTCATCCttctactttctctctctattcaAGAAAACGACATGCCGTTTTAATTACTTACCATAGAACAACAACGCTGCCGTTTCATGCACTAACGTGTCCAGTAAATCCTTCTCCACTTCAATTACAATCCCTTCTCCTTCTTCACCGAACGCCGTCTCACTCTGCACCTTCACTGCCGGCGGCATATCTTTCTCGATTAACGCATCAATGTCTTCGAGAACTCGACAATCGGCGCACGGGAAGCTTCTCACTTTTGAACACAAAACATCTATCAAATCCGATCCTTTCAGATTACTAATTGATGAATTAACCCAAGGTTTGATGTTCATGTACGGCTTTAGAATCTCAGCTAAGATTTCATCGACGAGGtgaaaaattaactttctgttGCACCGGTGGCTCAATAATTGGCTGGAGAAACATTCGAGATAGTGAAAAATTGAAGGATCAATTGGATGGGAAGGAGAAAACCACCTTGTAAAGGACACCGGAGTTTCTTTTTCTATGCCAGTACGTTTTAGAATCCTAGCAATGTACTCGAATTCTGCTGCGATTTCCCGGTTGTCTCCGGTGAAGGTTGTAATGGTAAAGGTACCGTTAGATTTGCCTCGGGGATCGGGCGTAGTAATTTCTTGTTGTTTGTACGAATGGCTCGAACAACTAGATAACTGTGAGCTACGCTTCGATTCTTGAGCAAGATTGGGCATTACCTGTAATATAAGACCATGTATATAGATACTTCAGATATAAGCAAGGAATGAGCATATTTAAATCAGTATTCATTCAAATcagaaaaataacattaaaaaagaaaaattacctGTTTCTGAGGGATCTTTGTGGCGGGTGGAATAGGGTCTTTTTTGACCGGAAGGAGTGTAGGGACGGTAATGTTTTGAAGATCGTTTGATAAAggggattttttgaattttttgtcgGGAATGTTTGCTCTTGTAGCTGTTGGTGTATGCACAAATGCatcttctttcttgttttgCGGTGGTTTTTTCTTCAGCCTAGGCGGCGGTGGTGGACCGAATCTTTCCTCCTTCACCGCGGCTTTAGGTCTGTTTAGCTGCTGGTGACGGCGGCCGTAGTACTCCCTGGTCTTCTGCGGCATGATATTGACGACCGGTGTTTTCATATTGTTTTTGGGTTCCAAGAATTTGAGTCTTGGTGAACAAGAAGCTTTTCCGGGACTTAAATAATCAGCATCTTCCATtgttttcttgttcttgaaTTGGCTAAGAATCTCTTGATCTCTGGTTTTGACAGTGTTTGTAATGTCTAACCCAACTCTTCTGGTAACActttctttaacttgtttaacaATCTGCCTAGCATAATGGCCTGGACTTCTGTTTTCTTGATCTTCATTACTAATTCTCAGCTCTCttctttttgaaaaacgagAGAGAACAAGTTCTTCACTTGGACTCATGTTTTCTTTGTTGATTTGAAGTGATAACCGGTGTTCCACATCTGATTTTCTCGCTGATGACATTCTTGGCGTCTCCGGCAATGAACGTGTACCGGAATAATCATTTCTCTTGCTATGAAAAGACTGCCGGCGACCACCACATCGGTTGTGGTTTAAATTAGACTTTTTTGGAGTAGTGAGAGTTGAGGTTGGGGAGTGACATTGATCAGGTAGGATGTCAAGACCCATTAATCTAGCTACCAAATTAGGAGTTTTAGTACTTGGGGAAGAGCTTATTTCTGAGGAGGAAGACccatttgtttttatttgaataCCCATCTGCATAAATTTCAAAAACAATCATTAGATTTCCAATTTACATGAATTTGAAGAGAATAAAAAAAGAGAGATTGAACTTACTGGAATATGTAAACATTCATCTTCATCTGGTTTTGAGGATTTAGGAGATGGGGGGTGTTCTAATTCCAAGCTATTTCTCGGTGCTTCAGGAGGGGGGTTTTCAGGGGGGGAAGATTCAGAAGGGTAATGTTGGTGTGAATTGGGGAATTTTAAGTGATGGAAATCAAATAACTGAAAGACAGAACACATACAACCAGTCCCAGAAGTGGTTATTTTTTCATTATCTTCAACTTCTAGTCTTCCTCCTCCATTCTTGGAGGAACTTCTTTTGCCCATTTCTAGTATGcactttctaaaaaaaaagtttagaaaAAAGATACTGGTAATGAGAGGAATCAAGAGCCTGAATTAGGAGGAGGTGtcttttatttagataaatGAGAGAGAGGTGTGAGGAGGAAGAAGCGAGAAAAGCGGATCCATGGAAGCATATAAATGAGGATTTGAAGAATTAAGTAcaaggaaaaaggaaaaagataatAGTATATATTTGATGCTTATTCAGTCACTCACTCCCAAGGAGACCAAATCTGCAGTTTCTCTTTCACTGGTAAAAGGATGACGATATCAGCTCTGATTCCTTTTTACCTCATGGGTTTTATTTAAATAACAGGTGGTTTATATTGGGGATCTGTAAACTTATTTTACCCTTctcattttgtttcaatatTATGAAAGGTTCGGGTACTATTCGAGTAATATTTGTGACTAGTGAATTCAAgatatttgtatttatattttttctttccacTAATTATGTCCATGTAGTTGTATTTAAAACGATTTTTATTGGTCGGGAGTATTATACTAGGGGGACGTTTGGTTTAAACTTTGAAATCGGAATCGGAATTGAAATCGGAATGTGacggaatcagaatcagaatgattatttcttaattttgttTGGTTCAATCTGGAATCGGAATCTAATTCCTTTTGAAAATGTTTGGTTCTTTAATTATCGGAATcggaataaatataatatttattaaaaataatttattatatgaacattataaaataattcatcaaatcataataaatataacttcaataaaacaacaaattattataaaaaccaTTGAAATATTATTCATGAATTTTGTTTAAATGTTAACGTTATGAaattacaaaagaaaataataaattattttttttatagaaaaaacaTGTATAATCATCTCATGTTTAAAggatttaatatataaaactccattttttttaatacagtAGTGGTACCGTGTTGCTTGATTCCTGTTGGAATCAAAACTGATTAACACCCCATTAACAAGGAATCACTCATTTCATTATTGTAGGGAGTTACATTCCTATTCCACTTGTTAATTAGCCTATCCAAACGATAGCAAAGGTAATAACATATTTCCATTCCCATTCCACAACATGTATTTTATAAACCAAACACTTCCTAGGAGTACTGTAAAATTTCTCCACGAAGCTTTAGCAAACCAAACATATATATGATATATAtcatttaattgataaatttaggAAGAAGTAacaaaatgagtttttttttttcatttgcaATTTCATATTCTAATATTATCAACCTTTAACGTTCTAATCACTCGATAAAGCTTAAAATTATATACTCCGGTCAATGTTGGATTTAAGATTACTTTGTTTTGTACATTGAGTTTAAATCTTATCTCATAAATTTATATAGATAAAGAAGTATCACGAGACTCTTAATCATTCAGATTGTGGTGCATTGAGTCATTTATCTTTTGATAAGGAATATGGGTTATACAATCAAAGTCCACCGGGAGGTGGAAGACTTACTAGAATCCAAGATCCAATAATTCATTAACAATCGGGCTTTGGGCGGAGTCATGGGAGGAAACGTCACCTCCAGCAAAACACCTCTTGTTCACCGGATCATTGACATCCATCTTTCAAGGGATTGGAAAGCCCCCCCACCCCCACCCCGTCTAGCTTTCTACTCAGGGACCGAAAACCACAATGATCATGTGGCTTCTGATGTGCCTCCGAGCGGTCGCTCGAaaagctcactaagggataagtgtaccctgtcgttatcaagtaataaatctggacaagttcaggtatcgaatccacatgatttataatgcaagtaccaaactactagGCTTCTAATGCTATCTAGGCTATGGGGGCTTTGGGATTGATGTTGTTtaagttaacctactcctaattagattaaagctactcctaattaagttaaatctgctcctaagtgatctttagCAAGGTAATTTAAACTGGAACGAGATGGGGTGATACGATAATATCAATTCCAGTCCTAATTTAACATTCAATTGTTAACCTAATCCGAGTCACTTATGCCCAAGGTGATTAAACCGACTTATCCTTCtatggttcctagcgcgtgattcccttgtaaggccgaaactagctctggggctcagtaatttgggtcTTATCAACTATAAggttgtcaatcctataggtCTCTAACTTAATCATATTCgactcacaatatgtgcctagaCGATATTTGGATATTTGAATGAGTTAACCCAAAAAGGCAAAGCATAAGCAGAAAAGAGATAACAatcaattgaagaaaataaaacttggattaatattaaagatgaaaataatgttgtcacgaagatacaattagcctaagattcatagaaTGGATCAGAGACAAACAGatataaaagagaagaaatccctTTCAGAGAACCTGTCGACCAGTGCAGacgtctttctaggacttaaaGAATGGTaaaccttgaataatcctcttGGAGCGTGGAGGTTGGTGTTCTTCAATGGCAGAAAGAGGAAGGAGGAGGATTCTTCAAGGTAAGGTTAGGTTTTTACATAAAGCTAAAGATATTAAATACAATGAtaaaatgttctatttatagttgtagtttGTCCCTAAACCTAGTTTAACTCGTTTCCCAATGCAGGTGGAAGAGTGGGGGCGAAATCGTGAAGacgtggggccgggaatcagcTAAAAAGCGGATTCCCgtaggccagctcaccgagctagCCTGCAGAGGCCAGTTCGATGGGCTGGTTCTGCCCGATTCGTTGAGCGATTTCTTGCCACTTTTGATCCTGTTTAACCTGCACACACGCACAAAACTCcgaaaaacattagtccaaaggctaaattgacccaccaatcgTTAGATTTGAGCAAAAACTCGTTTTAGTGTGACCTTaggtggatcaattagccaaTATAAATAAGGTGAAGTTCAAGTGTGTGATGTTTTGGCAATATTTTGCCCAAAAACACTTAGAAACGTCTAGAAACTACAAAGATAAATAAACCATATgcgaaaactaaataaaaagtatacatgcataaaagtgcgagaaatgctcgcttattaccCAAAAACTAATCAAAACTACCCTAAAAACCGTACCTAAAAATAGGGGTTTTCGACCCCTATCAGCTTCCTTCATGAGCACCATTAACATTTACTCGAAGGATGAGAATATAATGTGCAAGGTGTTCCCCACAACACTCTCGAGGAGCCCTTAAGAGTGGTTCACGGAATCGCGCCTGAATCTATCGACTCTTTTGACCTCTTGAAGGACCTTTTCCTGATAAGGTTTTCGGCAGCGGTAAAGGTTAGAAAAATGAGCTCTGACCTTAATGGTCTCCGACAGAGGCCCACAGAACCACTTAGAAACTTCCTCTTGATCAAGTGGTGGATTCTACTTCGAGATAAAGGAAAATTATTCAACCATAGGATCACTTTCCTTGCATGATTCGACATTATATAGGGAAACAACTTCATATGCAACATGAATAGGATTGTTAGCACCGAAAACTCAAGTTTTAGCTATACTTGGGTTCATTGGAACTTCAACATTCGGTGCTCCGGATATGGTATCCATCAGTTAAGCTCTTACAGGTAACATATCAACACAGGTAGTAAGGTTAGAGGCCATGCCTGCACcgtaaaagaaagaaaggaattttttaaaaagtaaGTCACCTCTAAGAAGTTGGAGACAAGCTTTCTCTCCGGTCAAAAAGATTTCTATAGAGTTGTCCCAAGGAACAACAGAAAGTTTGTCATTAATGAAGTCTTGCATGCCCTCCCATTGCCATTCTTCAGGAAATGGTGGAATATGTCTCAATGCTTCCTCCTCCCTTGGAACGAGATCTCTCTCTTTATTCCACGTTTGATTACAGCTAGGATCAAGGTTCCAATTGGTATTGAAGGGGAACCCCTCCAGATACAGGCTATCTGAGACATCTTTATCTGGTCCTAACTAGAACCATTGAAGTTTGAAGCCTTTAACCCTTTCTTGGTTCACTTTTAAAGAAACAAGTCGAGAATTCACATTCCAATAATAGACGTCAATATTGCTTTGCTTTGTCTACTTCCAAAACCTTTGGACAACCGCCTCGGTCAA
The DNA window shown above is from Euphorbia lathyris chromosome 1, ddEupLath1.1, whole genome shotgun sequence and carries:
- the LOC136226187 gene encoding uncharacterized protein, whose translation is MGKRSSSKNGGGRLEVEDNEKITTSGTGCMCSVFQLFDFHHLKFPNSHQHYPSESSPPENPPPEAPRNSLELEHPPSPKSSKPDEDECLHIPMGIQIKTNGSSSSEISSSPSTKTPNLVARLMGLDILPDQCHSPTSTLTTPKKSNLNHNRCGGRRQSFHSKRNDYSGTRSLPETPRMSSARKSDVEHRLSLQINKENMSPSEELVLSRFSKRRELRISNEDQENRSPGHYARQIVKQVKESVTRRVGLDITNTVKTRDQEILSQFKNKKTMEDADYLSPGKASCSPRLKFLEPKNNMKTPVVNIMPQKTREYYGRRHQQLNRPKAAVKEERFGPPPPPRLKKKPPQNKKEDAFVHTPTATRANIPDKKFKKSPLSNDLQNITVPTLLPVKKDPIPPATKIPQKQVMPNLAQESKRSSQLSSCSSHSYKQQEITTPDPRGKSNGTFTITTFTGDNREIAAEFEYIARILKRTGIEKETPVSFTRWFSPSHPIDPSIFHYLECFSSQLLSHRCNRKLIFHLVDEILAEILKPYMNIKPWVNSSISNLKGSDLIDVLCSKVRSFPCADCRVLEDIDALIEKDMPPAVKVQSETAFGEEGEGIVIEVEKDLLDTLVHETAALLFYGK